One segment of Xanthomonas oryzae pv. oryzae DNA contains the following:
- a CDS encoding IS3 family transposase (programmed frameshift) yields the protein MKKRFSEEQIIGFLREAEAGMPIKDLCRRHGFSEASYYLWHSKFGGMSVPDAKRLKDLEAENTRLKKLLAEQVFQNDLIKDALPKKMVSAPARRALVREWIEGGASERCALAAIGNSASALRYRPREDRNVELREHSVALAHRHRRYGVGMISLKLRQEGRLVNYKRVERLYCEQQLQVRRRTRKKVPVGERAPLLRPTKANPVWSMDVVFDRTAEGRAIKSLVIVDDATHQAVAIDVERAISGHGVARVLDRLAHSRGLPKVIRTDNGKEFCGKAMVAWAHANRVQLRQIQPGKPNQNAYVESFNGRLRDECLNEHGFPTLLHARTEIERWRREYNQHRPKKAIGAMTPATYAQQLANSEIIPPGL from the exons GTGAAGAAGCGTTTTTCCGAAGAGCAGATCATCGGCTTCCTGCGCGAAGCCGAGGCCGGCATGCCGATCAAGGACCTGTGCCGACGGCATGGCTTCAGTGAGGCGTCCTACTACCTGTGGCACAGCAAGTTCGGCGGCATGAGCGTGCCCGATGCCAAGCGGCTCAAGGACCTGGAGGCCGAGAACACGCGACTGAAGAAGTTGCTGGCCGAGCAGGTGTTCCAGAACGACCTGATCAAGGATGCGCTGC CAAAAAAAATGGTGAGCGCACCGGCGCGTCGTGCGCTGGTGCGCGAGTGGATCGAAGGTGGCGCCAGTGAGCGCTGCGCCCTGGCAGCGATCGGCAATAGCGCCAGTGCGCTGCGCTATCGCCCGCGCGAGGACCGCAACGTTGAGCTGCGCGAGCACAGTGTTGCGTTGGCGCATCGCCATCGCCGCTACGGCGTGGGGATGATCTCTCTCAAGCTGCGGCAGGAAGGTCGTCTCGTGAACTATAAGCGGGTAGAGCGGCTGTATTGCGAGCAGCAGCTGCAGGTCCGCCGCCGCACGCGTAAAAAGGTGCCGGTAGGCGAGCGTGCGCCGTTGCTGCGGCCCACCAAGGCCAACCCGGTGTGGTCGATGGACGTCGTGTTCGACCGCACCGCCGAAGGTCGGGCGATCAAGTCTCTGGTGATCGTGGACGACGCGACACACCAGGCAGTCGCCATCGACGTGGAACGCGCCATCTCCGGCCACGGGGTAGCACGCGTGCTGGATCGGTTGGCACACAGTCGTGGCCTGCCGAAGGTGATTCGCACGGACAACGGCAAGGAGTTCTGTGGCAAGGCCATGGTCGCCTGGGCGCATGCCAATCGTGTGCAGCTACGCCAGATCCAGCCTGGCAAGCCGAACCAGAATGCCTATGTCGAATCCTTCAACGGCCGGCTACGCGACGAATGCCTCAACGAACATGGGTTCCCAACGCTGCTGCATGCGCGCACCGAGATCGAACGCTGGCGCCGCGAATACAACCAACACCGCCCAAAGAAAGCAATCGGCGCAATGACGCCGGCAACGTATGCCCAGCAGTTGGCCAATAGCGAGATCATCCCCCCCGGACTCTAA
- a CDS encoding M23 family metallopeptidase encodes MQHSEQGRARKRRFQERLHVLHHTALHRKLKAHLPAAFNDRWTRRHWIHASLFATIGALVATIVPGFSNAIDKPLSSHSTLALPLPPLVPSRKQLAPSTDWEILQVKPGQTLSTLFGELGIPTTLMYQVLAHPGTKEALTKLRPGAEIAFDMPTPGQLRALRFDRDESHRVELRLLGDSVRENVTERATTTRTVVASGEINSSLYASAGKSGLSPAAVAIMTDEIFKYDIDFDKDLQPGDRFSVVMDETWREGERISTGDILAATFTTGGKTYTGFRFERAGKPAEYYDISGRPLKKSFIRMPVAYSRISSTFGARMHPVLGTMRMHKGVDYAAASGTPIMAAGDARVVFVGTQRGYGNVVILDHGKNYSTLYGHMSRFGKIKVGQHINQGTVIGYVGMTGMATGPHLHYEFRVDGQQRNPMSVTMPPPEPLQGAELAAFRAQTAPALARIEGMEKLIYADAGKPAKGKSGG; translated from the coding sequence ATGCAGCATTCAGAGCAGGGCCGTGCACGCAAGCGGCGCTTTCAAGAACGCCTCCACGTCCTCCACCACACTGCACTGCATCGCAAGCTCAAGGCGCATCTTCCGGCGGCATTCAATGACCGTTGGACACGTCGCCATTGGATCCATGCCAGCCTGTTCGCCACGATCGGCGCGCTGGTTGCCACGATCGTTCCGGGCTTTTCCAACGCGATCGACAAACCGCTTTCCAGCCATTCCACGCTGGCATTGCCGTTGCCGCCGCTGGTGCCGAGCCGCAAGCAGCTGGCGCCGAGCACCGATTGGGAAATTCTGCAGGTCAAACCGGGCCAGACGCTGAGCACCCTGTTCGGCGAGCTGGGGATTCCGACCACGCTGATGTATCAGGTGCTGGCGCATCCGGGCACCAAGGAGGCGCTGACCAAGCTGCGTCCGGGCGCGGAGATCGCGTTCGACATGCCGACGCCGGGGCAGCTGCGCGCACTGCGCTTTGACCGCGACGAGAGTCATCGGGTGGAGCTGCGCCTGCTCGGCGACAGCGTGCGCGAGAACGTCACCGAGCGCGCGACCACGACGCGCACGGTGGTGGCCAGCGGGGAGATCAACAGCTCGCTCTATGCCTCGGCCGGCAAATCCGGTCTGTCGCCGGCAGCTGTTGCGATCATGACCGACGAGATCTTCAAGTACGACATCGACTTCGACAAGGATCTGCAGCCGGGCGACCGTTTCAGCGTGGTGATGGATGAGACCTGGCGCGAAGGCGAGCGGATCAGCACCGGCGACATCCTGGCTGCGACGTTCACCACCGGCGGCAAGACCTATACCGGCTTCCGCTTCGAGCGCGCCGGCAAGCCGGCCGAGTATTACGACATCAGCGGCCGGCCGCTGAAGAAAAGCTTCATCCGCATGCCGGTGGCCTATAGCCGGATCAGCTCCACCTTTGGTGCGCGCATGCATCCGGTGCTCGGCACCATGCGCATGCACAAGGGCGTGGACTACGCGGCCGCCTCGGGTACGCCGATCATGGCGGCCGGCGATGCGCGGGTGGTGTTTGTCGGCACGCAGCGCGGTTACGGCAACGTGGTGATCCTGGATCACGGCAAGAACTACAGCACGCTGTACGGCCACATGTCGCGCTTCGGCAAGATCAAGGTCGGGCAGCACATCAACCAGGGCACGGTGATCGGCTATGTCGGCATGACCGGCATGGCCACCGGTCCGCATCTGCATTACGAATTCCGCGTGGACGGGCAGCAGCGCAACCCGATGTCGGTGACGATGCCGCCACCGGAGCCGCTGCAGGGCGCCGAGCTGGCAGCTTTCCGTGCACAGACAGCACCGGCGCTGGCGCGCATCGAAGGGATGGAGAAGCTGATCTACGCCGATGCGGGCAAGCCTGCCAAGGGCAAGTCGGGCGGGTGA
- the pyrE gene encoding orotate phosphoribosyltransferase, with protein MTDHRTRFLQLALGADALRFGQFTLKSGRLSPYFFNAGRFDSGTKTAQLAQCYADAIDAAGVDFDLLFGPAYKGIPLATALACAYAGRGRDLPLAFNRKEAKDHGEGGTLIGAPLAGHKVLIVDDVITAGTAIREALGIIRAAGGVPSGIVVALDRQEIASEQDRRSAAQAVATEAGIPVIAVANLSDLLAFAAENADLVDFREPLLAYRGRYGTDTTG; from the coding sequence ATGACCGACCACCGCACCCGTTTCCTGCAGCTGGCCCTGGGCGCCGATGCCCTGCGCTTTGGCCAGTTCACGCTCAAGTCTGGGCGGCTCAGCCCGTACTTCTTCAACGCCGGGCGCTTCGATTCCGGCACCAAGACCGCGCAGTTGGCGCAGTGCTATGCCGATGCGATCGATGCGGCCGGGGTGGACTTCGACCTGTTGTTCGGGCCCGCCTACAAGGGCATCCCATTGGCGACCGCGCTGGCGTGCGCCTATGCCGGGCGGGGGCGCGATCTGCCGCTGGCGTTCAATCGCAAGGAAGCCAAGGACCATGGCGAAGGCGGCACCCTGATCGGCGCGCCGCTGGCCGGGCACAAGGTGCTGATCGTGGATGACGTGATCACCGCCGGCACCGCGATCCGCGAGGCGCTGGGCATCATCCGCGCCGCTGGCGGGGTTCCTTCGGGGATCGTCGTGGCGCTGGACCGCCAGGAGATTGCGTCCGAGCAGGATCGCCGTTCCGCCGCGCAGGCGGTGGCGACCGAGGCCGGCATCCCGGTGATTGCGGTGGCTAACCTGAGCGACCTGCTTGCTTTTGCGGCAGAAAACGCCGACCTTGTGGACTTCCGGGAACCGCTGTTGGCCTATCGTGGCCGCTACGGGACCGACACCACGGGCTGA
- a CDS encoding anhydro-N-acetylmuramic acid kinase yields the protein MPVLEHVDSLLYLGLMSGTSADGIDAALVRFAEDTHRRCELVAGTTVAWEPQLRETLVALGQGAETVAIDALGQLDAQVGLAFAAAANQLIRDSGVERRRIRAIGSHGQTIRHRPEADPAFTWQIGDASRIAEHTGITTVADFRRRDVAAGGQGAPLMPAFHLAMLGAGDQDSAVLNLGGIGNLTLIPRDGAVLGFDTGPANALLDSWCQRHHGTPFDAEGAFAASGRVDAALLQALLADPWFALPPPKSTGREQFHLDWVLQAMGSARLDAADVQATLLELTAASVADALLRLQPSTRRVLVCGGGVRNPVLLARLAARLPGVVVESSARYGLDPDYLEAMGFAWLAAELLAGRAANLPSVTGAAGPRLLGAIYPA from the coding sequence ATGCCTGTCCTGGAACACGTTGATTCCCTCCTTTATCTAGGCCTGATGTCGGGCACCAGCGCCGACGGTATCGATGCCGCACTGGTGCGCTTTGCCGAGGACACGCACCGCCGCTGCGAATTGGTGGCCGGCACGACGGTGGCGTGGGAGCCGCAATTGCGCGAGACCTTGGTGGCGCTTGGCCAGGGCGCCGAGACCGTGGCCATCGATGCGCTGGGGCAATTGGACGCGCAGGTGGGGTTGGCATTCGCAGCGGCGGCCAATCAGCTGATCCGCGACAGTGGCGTGGAGCGCCGGCGGATTCGCGCAATCGGCTCGCATGGGCAAACCATCCGCCACCGGCCCGAGGCCGACCCGGCCTTCACCTGGCAGATCGGCGATGCCAGCCGGATTGCCGAGCACACCGGCATCACCACGGTGGCCGATTTCCGCCGCCGTGACGTCGCCGCCGGTGGCCAGGGCGCGCCGCTGATGCCAGCCTTCCATCTGGCCATGCTGGGCGCGGGCGACCAAGACAGCGCCGTGCTCAACCTGGGCGGGATCGGCAACCTGACCTTGATTCCACGCGACGGCGCGGTGCTGGGATTCGATACCGGCCCGGCCAACGCACTGCTGGACAGTTGGTGCCAACGCCATCACGGCACGCCGTTCGATGCCGAGGGCGCGTTTGCCGCCAGCGGGCGCGTCGATGCGGCTTTGCTGCAGGCACTGTTGGCCGATCCGTGGTTTGCATTGCCGCCGCCCAAGAGCACCGGCCGCGAGCAATTCCATCTGGACTGGGTCCTGCAGGCGATGGGCAGCGCGCGGTTGGATGCTGCCGATGTGCAGGCGACCTTGCTCGAACTCACCGCTGCCAGCGTGGCCGATGCCTTGCTGCGGCTGCAACCCAGCACACGCCGCGTGCTGGTCTGCGGCGGCGGGGTGCGTAACCCAGTGCTACTGGCGCGCCTGGCGGCGCGGCTGCCGGGCGTGGTGGTGGAATCCAGCGCGCGGTACGGGCTGGACCCGGATTACCTGGAAGCGATGGGCTTTGCCTGGCTGGCAGCCGAGCTGCTGGCCGGACGCGCAGCCAATCTGCCATCGGTGACCGGGGCGGCCGGGCCTCGGCTGTTGGGAGCGATCTATCCGGCGTAA
- a CDS encoding ParB/RepB/Spo0J family partition protein codes for MNKPMPAKKRGLGRGLEALLGPKGAAAAAAPSAASEDALQPGDSLRQLPVTQLQPGKYQPRREMDEVKLSELAESIKAQGVIQPIVARALAPGQFEIVAGERRWRASQLAGLTEVPVVVRELDDRTVIAMALIENIQREDLNPLEEAQALQRLIDEFSLTHAEAAGAVGRSRASVSNLLRLLELPVAIRVLLETRRLEMGHARALLTLAPELASKLAQEAADQGWSVREVEHRAQQFAAGKVPSALRKGKPAPVAPQADIASLETELSESLGTKVVFNHGRGGKGKLVIHYTDLDTLDGVLERLRMQRS; via the coding sequence ATGAACAAGCCGATGCCCGCAAAGAAGCGTGGCCTGGGCCGTGGCCTGGAAGCGTTGTTGGGACCGAAGGGCGCGGCCGCCGCCGCAGCGCCAAGCGCCGCCAGCGAAGACGCGTTGCAGCCAGGCGACAGCTTGCGCCAGTTGCCGGTGACCCAGTTGCAGCCGGGCAAGTACCAGCCGCGCCGGGAGATGGACGAGGTCAAGCTGTCCGAACTGGCAGAGTCGATCAAGGCGCAGGGCGTGATCCAGCCGATCGTGGCGCGCGCGCTGGCGCCGGGGCAGTTCGAGATCGTGGCCGGCGAACGCCGCTGGCGCGCCTCGCAGCTGGCCGGGCTGACCGAGGTGCCGGTGGTGGTGCGCGAGCTGGACGACCGCACCGTCATCGCGATGGCGCTGATCGAAAACATCCAGCGCGAAGACCTCAACCCATTGGAAGAAGCGCAGGCACTGCAGCGGCTGATCGACGAATTTTCGCTGACGCATGCCGAAGCCGCCGGTGCGGTGGGGCGTTCGCGCGCGTCGGTGTCCAACCTGCTGCGGCTGCTGGAATTGCCGGTGGCGATCCGCGTACTGCTGGAAACCCGTCGCCTGGAAATGGGCCATGCGCGCGCGCTGCTCACCCTGGCGCCGGAACTGGCCAGCAAGCTGGCGCAGGAGGCGGCCGACCAGGGTTGGTCGGTGCGCGAAGTCGAACACCGCGCGCAGCAGTTCGCCGCTGGCAAGGTGCCCAGCGCGCTGCGCAAGGGCAAGCCGGCGCCGGTGGCCCCGCAGGCCGATATCGCCTCGCTAGAAACCGAACTGTCCGAGTCGCTGGGCACCAAGGTGGTGTTCAATCACGGCCGCGGCGGCAAGGGCAAGCTGGTGATCCATTACACCGATCTGGACACGCTGGACGGCGTGCTCGAACGCCTCCGTATGCAGCGCAGCTGA
- a CDS encoding exodeoxyribonuclease III: protein MRIISFNANGLRSAASKGFFAWFAAQDADVLCVQETKAQEHQLAGPDFLPTGYKAWFRDASTKKGYSGVAIYSRHEPDEVRTALGWPEFDEEGRYIEARFGNRSVVSFYIPSGSSGELRQGYKFQVMQWLRPILDEWLASGRQYVLCGDWNIVRTALDIKNWKSNQKNSGCLPPERDWLNGLCADVPDDANAAEGRGWVDSYRVLHPQGQDYTWWSNRGAARTNNVGWRIDYQLVTPGLRDTLRACSIYREERFSDHAPYIVDYAQ, encoded by the coding sequence ATGCGCATCATCAGTTTTAACGCCAACGGCCTGCGCTCGGCCGCCAGCAAGGGTTTCTTCGCGTGGTTCGCCGCGCAGGACGCCGATGTGCTGTGCGTGCAGGAGACCAAGGCCCAGGAGCACCAACTGGCCGGGCCGGACTTCCTGCCCACCGGCTACAAGGCTTGGTTCCGCGATGCCAGCACTAAAAAGGGCTACAGCGGCGTGGCAATCTACAGCCGGCACGAGCCCGACGAGGTGCGTACCGCGCTGGGCTGGCCGGAATTCGACGAAGAAGGACGCTATATCGAAGCGCGCTTCGGCAACCGCAGCGTGGTGTCCTTCTACATCCCCTCCGGTTCCTCGGGCGAGTTGCGCCAGGGCTACAAGTTCCAGGTGATGCAATGGCTGCGGCCGATCCTGGACGAATGGCTGGCCAGCGGCCGCCAGTACGTGCTGTGTGGCGACTGGAACATCGTGCGCACGGCGCTGGACATCAAGAACTGGAAATCCAACCAGAAGAACTCCGGCTGCCTGCCACCCGAGCGCGACTGGCTCAACGGTCTGTGCGCCGACGTGCCAGATGACGCCAACGCCGCCGAAGGCCGCGGCTGGGTCGACAGCTACCGCGTGCTGCATCCACAAGGCCAGGACTACACCTGGTGGAGCAACCGCGGCGCCGCGCGCACCAACAATGTCGGTTGGCGTATCGACTACCAACTGGTCACCCCCGGCCTGCGCGACACCTTGAGGGCTTGCTCGATCTACCGCGAAGAGCGCTTCTCCGACCACGCACCGTACATAGTGGATTACGCGCAGTGA
- a CDS encoding ParA family protein, with translation MARIIAIANQKGGVGKTTTAVNLAAGLARVPKRVLLVDLDSQGNATMGSGIDKRDVAASTCDLLLGENTAAQIRVTAPEGFDLLPGNIDLTAAEIQLMHQGEREQRLKRALTPIRDEYDFILIDCPPALSLLTLNALTAADSIIVPMQCEYYALEGLTALLETIEALRGNLNPALEIEGVLRTMFDIRNNLANAVSAELTAHFGDKVFRTIVPRNVRLAEAPSHGQSIVGYDRTSRGGVAYLGLAGEIVRRQNDHNKAVRPVETV, from the coding sequence ATGGCCCGGATCATCGCCATTGCCAACCAGAAAGGCGGCGTCGGCAAGACCACGACCGCAGTCAATCTGGCGGCCGGCCTGGCGCGCGTGCCCAAGCGTGTGTTGCTGGTGGATCTGGACTCGCAGGGCAACGCCACCATGGGCAGCGGCATCGACAAGCGCGATGTGGCCGCCTCCACCTGCGACCTGCTGTTGGGCGAAAACACCGCCGCGCAGATCCGGGTGACAGCGCCGGAAGGTTTCGACCTGCTGCCGGGCAACATCGACCTGACCGCCGCCGAGATCCAGCTGATGCACCAGGGCGAGCGCGAACAGCGGCTCAAGCGTGCACTGACGCCGATCCGCGACGAATACGACTTCATCCTGATCGATTGCCCGCCGGCGTTGTCGCTGCTCACGCTCAATGCGTTGACCGCGGCCGATTCGATCATCGTGCCGATGCAGTGCGAGTACTACGCGCTGGAAGGGCTGACCGCACTGCTGGAAACCATCGAAGCGCTGCGCGGCAACCTCAACCCGGCACTGGAAATCGAAGGCGTGCTGCGCACCATGTTCGACATCCGCAACAACCTGGCCAATGCGGTGTCGGCGGAGCTCACCGCGCATTTTGGCGACAAGGTGTTCCGCACCATCGTGCCGCGCAACGTGCGCCTGGCCGAGGCGCCCAGCCATGGCCAGAGCATCGTCGGTTACGACCGCACCTCGCGCGGCGGGGTGGCCTACCTTGGGCTGGCCGGCGAAATCGTGCGCCGCCAGAACGACCACAACAAGGCCGTCCGGCCGGTGGAGACCGTCTGA
- a CDS encoding helix-hairpin-helix domain-containing protein — translation MNPAKVDRQHLLQLTDLPNVGPACEKDLHLIGIRVPAQLRGRDAYDMHAQLCLRTGVSHAPCMIDVFLSILRFMDGEAAQPWWKFSAERKAKLASEAPLALR, via the coding sequence ATGAATCCCGCCAAGGTGGACCGCCAGCATCTGCTGCAACTGACCGATTTGCCCAACGTCGGGCCGGCCTGCGAAAAGGATCTGCACCTGATCGGCATCCGCGTGCCTGCGCAACTGCGCGGTCGCGATGCCTACGACATGCACGCACAGCTGTGCCTGCGCACAGGCGTGTCGCACGCCCCCTGTATGATCGATGTGTTCCTGTCGATCCTGCGCTTCATGGACGGCGAGGCGGCGCAGCCGTGGTGGAAGTTCAGCGCCGAACGCAAGGCCAAGCTCGCCAGCGAAGCACCGCTCGCCCTGCGGTGA
- a CDS encoding AmpG family muropeptide MFS transporter has translation MTTSAPSYKGWRGIQRAFATPSAATMALLGFGSGLPFLLIASQTLSVRLRDVGLDLQDIGFISLASFFYLLKFLWAPLIDRYAFPLTAFLGRRRSWLLVAQIGVTIGLLALAFSRPDLSVIGLVGWVLFASFWGATQDSVVDAYRIEVAPDSAQAALAATYTLGYRIGLILGGAGALYMAEYLGWTWAYVGMAALMLVPIVTTLLCREPDRAEATVVRRVDVSGAFWQPISSFFSSNGLALGIALLLFVGLYRFPDQVIGVMAGPFYLDSGFTKADIATVSKLFGVWIGIVGAFAGGAAIAAFGFRRMLLVAALGVALSNLAFLLMAHNPGKLWAFYAALSADNLFQGFAASVLVAFMSSLTDRNFTATQYALLASLANLPGKLAGGVSGSVINATSYSTFFILSALTVIPTLMLLAWLWPRLLAHDRRPD, from the coding sequence ATGACCACATCTGCACCTTCCTATAAAGGCTGGCGCGGTATCCAGCGCGCCTTCGCCACGCCATCGGCGGCGACCATGGCACTGCTGGGCTTCGGGAGCGGCTTGCCGTTCCTACTGATCGCCTCGCAGACCTTGTCCGTCCGATTGCGCGATGTAGGGCTGGACCTGCAGGACATCGGCTTCATCAGCCTGGCCAGCTTTTTCTATCTGCTCAAGTTTCTTTGGGCACCTCTGATCGACCGCTATGCGTTTCCGCTCACCGCGTTTCTGGGGCGCCGTCGCTCCTGGTTGCTGGTGGCGCAGATCGGCGTCACCATCGGCCTGTTGGCGCTGGCATTTTCGCGCCCGGATCTGAGCGTCATCGGCTTGGTCGGCTGGGTGCTCTTCGCTTCGTTCTGGGGTGCCACCCAGGATTCTGTCGTGGATGCTTACCGCATCGAAGTCGCTCCGGATTCCGCGCAGGCCGCGTTGGCGGCGACTTATACGCTGGGCTACCGCATCGGCCTGATCCTGGGCGGCGCTGGCGCGCTGTACATGGCCGAATACCTTGGTTGGACGTGGGCGTATGTCGGCATGGCTGCACTGATGCTGGTGCCGATCGTCACTACCTTGCTGTGCCGCGAGCCCGACCGTGCCGAGGCGACCGTGGTGCGCCGAGTCGATGTCTCAGGTGCCTTTTGGCAACCGATTTCCAGTTTTTTCTCCAGCAATGGGCTGGCGCTGGGCATCGCGCTGCTGCTGTTCGTGGGCCTGTACAGGTTTCCCGACCAGGTGATCGGCGTCATGGCAGGCCCGTTCTATCTGGATTCGGGCTTCACCAAGGCCGATATCGCCACCGTCTCCAAGCTGTTCGGCGTCTGGATTGGGATTGTCGGCGCCTTCGCTGGCGGCGCGGCAATTGCCGCGTTCGGGTTCCGGCGCATGCTGCTGGTGGCCGCGTTGGGGGTGGCCCTGTCCAACCTGGCGTTCCTGCTGATGGCGCACAACCCCGGCAAGCTGTGGGCGTTCTATGCCGCGCTCAGTGCCGATAACCTGTTTCAGGGGTTCGCCGCCTCGGTGCTGGTGGCTTTCATGTCCTCGCTGACCGACCGCAACTTCACCGCAACCCAGTATGCGCTGCTGGCCTCGCTGGCCAACCTGCCGGGCAAGTTAGCCGGTGGTGTCTCAGGATCCGTGATTAATGCCACCTCCTACAGCACCTTCTTCATCCTCAGCGCCCTGACCGTCATTCCCACCCTGATGCTGCTGGCCTGGCTATGGCCGCGGCTGTTGGCGCACGACAGGCGGCCGGATTGA
- a CDS encoding NAD-dependent epimerase/dehydratase family protein produces the protein MTILVTGAAGFIGAYTCRALAARSEAVVGLDNYNRYYDPQLKHDRVAALCPGVDIRTLDLTDRDGLAALFDEIQPTRVVHLAAQAGVRYSLENPSAYVDSNLVGFVNMLELCRHRGVQHLVYASSSSVYGDSATPPFSEDQRVDQPRSLYAATKAANELMGYTYAQLYGLRATGLRFFTVYGPWGRPDMAPLIFSRAVLAGRPIEVFNHGKMQRDFTFIEDIVAGVLGALDTPSSEPVPHRVFNLGNHTPVELEYFIDVIAQAAGRPAEKVYRPMQPGDMIRTMADTQRAQAAFGFDPATPVERGLPQVVNWCRQYFGKRA, from the coding sequence ATGACCATTCTCGTCACCGGCGCTGCCGGCTTCATTGGTGCCTACACCTGCCGCGCGCTGGCGGCCCGCAGCGAGGCGGTGGTGGGGCTGGACAACTACAACCGCTACTACGATCCGCAGCTCAAACACGACCGCGTGGCGGCGCTGTGCCCCGGCGTCGATATCCGCACGCTGGATCTGACCGATCGCGACGGCCTGGCTGCATTGTTCGATGAGATCCAGCCTACGCGCGTGGTGCATCTGGCTGCGCAGGCGGGCGTGCGATATTCGCTGGAAAACCCGTCTGCTTACGTCGACAGCAACCTGGTTGGCTTCGTCAACATGCTCGAGTTGTGCCGCCACCGCGGCGTGCAACACCTGGTGTACGCCTCCAGCAGCTCCGTCTATGGCGATTCGGCCACGCCACCGTTTTCCGAAGACCAGCGTGTGGACCAGCCGCGCTCGTTGTACGCGGCGACCAAGGCGGCCAATGAACTGATGGGGTACACCTACGCGCAGCTGTACGGGCTGCGCGCGACCGGGCTGCGCTTCTTCACCGTGTACGGGCCGTGGGGCCGGCCGGACATGGCGCCGCTGATCTTCAGCCGTGCGGTGCTGGCGGGGCGGCCGATCGAGGTGTTCAACCACGGCAAAATGCAGCGCGATTTCACCTTCATCGAGGACATTGTGGCCGGCGTGCTGGGCGCGCTGGACACGCCCAGCAGCGAGCCGGTGCCGCACCGGGTGTTCAACCTGGGCAACCACACGCCGGTGGAGCTGGAATACTTCATCGACGTGATCGCGCAGGCCGCCGGTCGCCCGGCCGAGAAGGTCTACCGGCCGATGCAGCCGGGCGACATGATCCGCACCATGGCCGATACCCAGCGCGCGCAGGCCGCGTTCGGATTCGATCCGGCTACCCCCGTCGAGCGTGGGTTGCCGCAGGTGGTGAATTGGTGCCGGCAGTATTTCGGCAAGCGCGCCTAG
- the tyrS gene encoding tyrosine--tRNA ligase codes for MTTLDESLALIGRGAEEILKLDQLEARLTSGVPLRVKAGFDPTAPDLHLGHTVLLNKMRQFQQLGHQVIFLIGDFTGMIGDPSGKNATRKPLSREDVLANARTYEEQVFKILDRERTEVRFNSEWFGQMSAVDMIKLSAQHTVARMLERDDFAKRFGSQQPIAIHEFLYPLVQGYDSVALRADVELGGTDQKFNLLMGRGLQEHYGQAPQIVLTMPLLEGLDGVAKMSKSLGNYIGINEPAIDIVTKTMKIGDELTWRWIDLLSLDISVAEAVRLKEQVTSGELHPREVKLRLARELATRFHDAATAEQAIAGWHAVVTGQGDTSLLPLQEVVVPAEGLRIASLLTAAGLTPSNSEATRKLKERAVKIDGEVLEDATRVFTQGFEGVIQVGKRNFARVSLVIG; via the coding sequence TTGACCACTCTCGACGAATCTCTCGCACTCATCGGCCGCGGCGCCGAAGAGATCCTCAAGCTCGATCAGCTCGAAGCACGGCTGACATCAGGCGTGCCATTGCGGGTGAAGGCCGGCTTCGATCCCACCGCGCCGGATCTGCACCTGGGCCATACCGTGCTGCTCAACAAGATGCGGCAGTTCCAGCAGCTCGGTCATCAGGTGATCTTCCTGATCGGCGACTTCACCGGAATGATCGGCGACCCGAGCGGCAAGAACGCCACCCGCAAGCCGCTCAGCCGCGAGGATGTGCTGGCCAACGCACGGACTTATGAAGAGCAGGTTTTCAAGATACTGGACCGCGAACGCACCGAAGTGCGCTTCAACTCCGAATGGTTCGGCCAGATGAGCGCGGTGGACATGATCAAGCTGTCCGCCCAGCACACGGTGGCGCGCATGCTCGAACGTGATGACTTCGCCAAGCGCTTCGGCAGCCAGCAGCCGATCGCCATCCATGAATTCCTCTATCCATTGGTTCAGGGCTACGACTCGGTCGCGTTGAGGGCGGATGTCGAGCTCGGCGGCACCGATCAGAAGTTCAACCTGTTGATGGGGCGCGGCCTGCAGGAACACTACGGTCAGGCACCACAGATCGTGCTGACCATGCCACTGCTGGAAGGCCTGGACGGTGTCGCCAAGATGTCCAAGTCCCTGGGCAACTACATCGGCATCAACGAGCCGGCCATCGACATCGTCACCAAGACCATGAAGATCGGCGACGAACTGACCTGGCGCTGGATCGATCTGCTGTCCCTCGACATCAGCGTGGCCGAAGCGGTGCGCCTGAAGGAGCAGGTCACCTCCGGTGAACTGCACCCGCGCGAGGTCAAATTGCGGCTGGCGCGCGAATTGGCCACGCGGTTCCATGATGCCGCAACGGCAGAGCAGGCCATTGCCGGTTGGCATGCCGTGGTAACAGGGCAGGGCGACACCAGCCTGCTGCCGCTGCAGGAAGTGGTGGTGCCGGCCGAAGGTTTGCGTATTGCCAGCCTGCTGACTGCCGCCGGGCTGACGCCCAGCAATTCCGAAGCGACCCGTAAGCTCAAGGAACGCGCGGTCAAGATCGACGGTGAAGTGCTGGAAGATGCCACCCGCGTCTTCACGCAGGGCTTTGAAGGCGTCATCCAAGTGGGCAAGCGCAATTTCGCCCGCGTGTCGCTTGTCATTGGCTAA